A genomic window from Sulfolobales archaeon includes:
- a CDS encoding PaREP1 family protein produces the protein MHRAGDRNIEDIVRHRDLAVELFYKGLAEIDESPAQASEKLYKSVEEGVKALAIYYDLRDVRDLEDAVVRLSKILGEWFRRAWETAYYN, from the coding sequence TTGCATAGAGCTGGAGATCGGAATATTGAGGATATTGTGAGACACCGCGATCTAGCGGTTGAACTCTTTTATAAGGGGCTGGCTGAGATCGATGAAAGCCCTGCCCAGGCCTCAGAAAAGCTATACAAATCTGTTGAGGAGGGTGTGAAGGCCCTAGCCATATACTACGATCTCAGGGACGTGAGGGATCTTGAAGATGCTGTTGTGAGGCTAAGCAAGATATTAGGTGAGTGGTTCAGAAGAGCCTGGGAGACAGCCTATTACAACTGA